A window from Saccharomyces cerevisiae S288C chromosome XIII, complete sequence encodes these proteins:
- the WAR1 gene encoding War1p (Homodimeric Zn2Cys6 zinc finger transcription factor; binds to a weak acid response element to induce transcription of PDR12 and FUN34, encoding an acid transporter and a putative ammonia transporter, respectively), translating to MDTQIAITGVAVGKEINNDNSKTDQKVSLPKADVPCIDKATQTIIEGCSKDDPRLSYPTKLETTEKGKTKRNSFACVCCHSLKQKCEPSDVNDIYRKPCRRCLKHKKLCKFDLSKRTRKRKPRSRSPTPFESPMVNVSTKSKGPTDSEESSLKDGTSYLASFPSDPNAKQFPNSRTVLPGLQQSLSDLWSTLSQPPSYGAREAETTSTGEITTNNHTKSNGSVPTNPAVLASNDEHTNISDAPVIYSTYNSPVPISSAPTSINSEALFKHRPKIVGDEETQNVKVKRQKKSYSRHMTRSFRKQLQSLIISQKGKIRDISMKLDTWSKQWNDLVEKSMFLPTIADPVSVGIISHEEATLRLHLYKTEISYLSKLPFIKVEENVSVDELRKKKPILFSVIMSCVSIVLTPKQTTRGTIMKLDSFVLNLITNQIFKANNKSIEIIESLSTLCLWYNFFEWSSKTRYHIFNYICCCLTRDLGPTYVNRSFGMFSDEDPKRFKSPLELYSNGASLTLLVYISALNISIFLRQSIQARWSHVTEKACEDLVKETKKSRHYDNDKLLLDSADDPILVQFAKMNHVLENIHTHLHERDLNDDEFDDPIFTKKYLNKLMEKYHKQLQEIFTKLDRNRPRVIAFYYSVEAYLYQYKLAVFIGEMSHTINEKVELPREIMDDFVKCYHCCKSALEEFSKLEPILITSLPLFHTSRIIYTVGMLLLKLRYSVVAIPSFHDLMPLTDDAIALVIGVNNLLEKTSELYPFNNSLYKFRYVIALFCQTYANKVIDVADRYNAEREKLKEKQVIDEVSNGHDGTKPINAYVTESQKMPTEEDPIIDNNTNQNITAVPDEMLPVYSRVRDDTAAMNLNINSTSYMNESPHEHRESMTGTTLLPPPFISNDVTNSADSTNIKPSPSSSVDNLNDYLTDINSLAWGVNSLNDEFWTDLFMNDI from the coding sequence ATGGACACGCAGATTGCAATAACTGGCGTTGCCGTCGGGAAAGAAatcaataatgataattcAAAGACCGAccaaaaagtttctttgCCGAAGGCGGATGTCCCATGCATAGATAAGGCCACACAAACTATTATAGAAGGATGCTCCAAAGATGACCCTAGGCTTTCGTATCCTACAAAACTAGAGACTACTGAAAAGGGGAAGACCAAAAGAAACTCATTTGCTTGTGTATGCTGCCATTCCTTGAAGCAAAAATGTGAGCCTTCTGATGTTAACGATATTTATAGGAAACCTTGTCGAAGGTGTCTGAAACACAAGAAGCTGTGCAAGTTTGatctttcaaaaaggaCAAGGAAGAGAAAGCCTAGATCAAGGTCACCCACACCTTTTGAATCGCCGATGGTGAATGTCTCTACTAAAAGCAAAGGCCCAACAGATTCTGAAGAATCTAGCTTGAAGGATGGTACATCTTACCTCGCCAGTTTCCCTTCTGACCCAAACGCTAAACAATTTCCAAACTCTCGGACAGTCTTACCTGGACTTCAACAAAGTTTATCCGATCTTTGGTCAACTTTAAGCCAACCACCCTCATATGGAGCAAGAGAGGCCGAAACCACATCTACCGGAGAGATAACCACCAATAATCATACAAAATCCAATGGCAGTGTGCCCACAAATCCAGCAGTTTTAGCATCTAACGATGAGCATACTAATATTAGTGATGCGCCAGTTATATACAGTACCTACAACTCCCCCGTACCGATTTCATCTGCGCCTACCAGCATTAACAGCGAGGCACTGTTCAAACATAGGCCTAAAATTGTGGGTGATGAGGAAACACAGAACGTCAAAGTgaaaagacaaaagaaatcatACTCTAGACATATGACACGGTCGTTCAGGAAGCAGCTACAATCACTGAttatttctcaaaaaggTAAAATTAGAGATATTTCGATGAAGCTTGACACTTGGTCAAAGCAGTGGAATGACCTTGTTGAAAAGAGCATGTTTTTGCCAACCATTGCAGATCCTGTATCAGTAGGAATCATATCTCATGAAGAAGCGACGCTTCGCTTACATCTTTATAAAACCGAGATTTCATATTTGTCAAAATTACCATTCATAAAGGTCGAAGAGAATGTTAGTGTCGATGAattaagaaagaagaaaccTATTTTATTCTCCGTCATTATGTCATGTGTTTCAATTGTACTAACACCCAAACAAACCACCAGAGGAACTATTATGAAGCTTGATAGTTTTGTACTAAACTTAATTACAAATCAGATTTTCAAGGCTAATAATAAATCTATCGAAATCATCGAATCACTGTCTACATTATGTCTATggtataatttttttgaatggTCAAGTAAAACGAGATACCATATATTTAATTACATCTGTTGCTGTTTAACTAGAGATTTGGGGCCTACCTATGTCAATCGATCCTTTGGTATGTTTAGTGACGAGGATCCAAAGAGATTCAAGTCACCTTTGGAACTTTACAGTAATGGCGCCAGTTTAACTTTATTGGTATACATTTCCGCACtcaatatttcaatttttctacGTCAATCAATACAAGCTCGTTGGAGTCACGTCACGGAAAAGGCCTGCGAGGATTTAGTTAAAGAGACGAAAAAATCGCGACATTATGACAACGATAAACTATTACTTGATTCAGCTGATGATCCCATCTTGGTTCAATTTGCTAAAATGAACCACGtcttggaaaatattcaCACACACCTACATGAGAGAGATCTAAATGATGACGAGTTTGATGATCCTATTTTTACTAAAAAGTATCTTAATAAACTAATGGAAAAATACCACAAGCAATTGCAAGAGATTTTCACTAAACTTGACAGAAACAGGCCAAGAGTGATTGCATTTTATTACTCTGTAGAAGCTTATTTATACCAGTATAAACTTGCAGTATTCATCGGGGAAATGTCGCATACCATAAACGAAAAAGTCGAATTGCCCAGAGAAATAATGGATGATTTTGTTAAATGCTATCATTGCTGTAAATCTGCCCTTGAGGAATTTTCCAAGTTGGAGCCAATTTTAATTACCTCATTACCTTTATTTCATACTTCCAGGATCATATATACCGTTGGTATGCTCTTATTAAAGCTGCGCTATTCCGTAGTCGCTATTCCTTCGTTTCACGATTTAATGCCCCTTACAGATGATGCTATTGCCTTGGTAATAGGGGTAAACAatcttttagaaaaaaCATCAGAGCTGTATCCCTTCAACAACTCTCTTTACAAATTTAGGTATGTTATTGCGTTATTTTGTCAAACCTACGCAAACAAAGTTATTGATGTTGCTGATCGCTACAATGCAGAAAGGGAGAAACTAAAGGAAAAGCAGGTCATAGACGAAGTAAGCAATGGCCACGATGGTACGAAGCCAATAAATGCATATGTAACCGAGTCACAAAAGATGCCAACAGAAGAAGATCCAATTATCGACAATAATACAAACCAAAACATAACCGCTGTACCTGATGAAATGCTGCCAGTATACTCAAGAGTTCGTGACGATACTGCCGCAATGAACCTGAATATTAACAGTACTTCATATATGAATGAATCCCCACATGAACACCGAGAGAGTATGACAGGCACAACTCTATTACCACCACCATTTATTTCTAATGATGTGACTAACTCTGCTGACTCAACTAATATAAAACCATCACCTAGTTCATCGGTAGACAACTTGAACGATTATTTGACGGATATAAACTCCTTAGCATGGGGCGTTAATTCATTAAATGACGAGTTTTGGACAGACCTTTTCATGAATGATATTTGA
- the HMG1 gene encoding hydroxymethylglutaryl-CoA reductase (NADPH) HMG1 (HMG-CoA reductase; catalyzes conversion of HMG-CoA to mevalonate, which is a rate-limiting step in sterol biosynthesis; one of two isozymes; localizes to nuclear envelope; overproduction induces formation of karmellae; forms foci at nuclear periphery upon DNA replication stress; expressed almost exclusively on the peri-nuclear side of the ER; human homolog HMGCR can complement yeast hmg1 mutant), translating to MPPLFKGLKQMAKPIAYVSRFSAKRPIHIILFSLIISAFAYLSVIQYYFNGWQLDSNSVFETAPNKDSNTLFQECSHYYRDSSLDGWVSITAHEASELPAPHHYYLLNLNFNSPNETDSIPELANTVFEKDNTKYILQEDLSVSKEISSTDGTKWRLRSDRKSLFDVKTLAYSLYDVFSENVTQADPFDVLIMVTAYLMMFYTIFGLFNDMRKTGSNFWLSASTVVNSASSLFLALYVTQCILGKEVSALTLFEGLPFIVVVVGFKHKIKIAQYALEKFERVGLSKRITTDEIVFESVSEEGGRLIQDHLLCIFAFIGCSMYAHQLKTLTNFCILSAFILIFELILTPTFYSAILALRLEMNVIHRSTIIKQTLEEDGVVPSTARIISKAEKKSVSSFLNLSVVVIIMKLSVILLFVFINFYNFGANWVNDAFNSLYFDKERVSLPDFITSNASENFKEQAIVSVTPLLYYKPIKSYQRIEDMVLLLLRNVSVAIRDRFVSKLVLSALVCSAVINVYLLNAARIHTSYTADQLVKTEVTKKSFTAPVQKASTPVLTNKTVISGSKVKSLSSAQSSSSGPSSSSEEDDSRDIESLDKKIRPLEELEALLSSGNTKQLKNKEVAALVIHGKLPLYALEKKLGDTTRAVAVRRKALSILAEAPVLASDRLPYKNYDYDRVFGACCENVIGYMPLPVGVIGPLVIDGTSYHIPMATTEGCLVASAMRGCKAINAGGGATTVLTKDGMTRGPVVRFPTLKRSGACKIWLDSEEGQNAIKKAFNSTSRFARLQHIQTCLAGDLLFMRFRTTTGDAMGMNMISKGVEYSLKQMVEEYGWEDMEVVSVSGNYCTDKKPAAINWIEGRGKSVVAEATIPGDVVRKVLKSDVSALVELNIAKNLVGSAMAGSVGGFNAHAANLVTAVFLALGQDPAQNVESSNCITLMKEVDGDLRISVSMPSIEVGTIGGGTVLEPQGAMLDLLGVRGPHATAPGTNARQLARIVACAVLAGELSLCAALAAGHLVQSHMTHNRKPAEPTKPNNLDATDINRLKDGSVTCIKS from the coding sequence ATGCCGCCGCTATTCAAGGGACTGAAACAGATGGCAAAGCCAATTGCCTATGTTTCAAGATTTTCGGCGAAACGACCAATTCATATAAtacttttttctctaatCATATCCGCATTCGCTTATCTATCCGTCATTCAGTATTACTTCAATGGTTGGCAACTAGATTCAAATAGTGTTTTTGAAACTGCTCCAAATAAAGACTCCAACACTCTATTTCAAGAATGTTCCCATTACTACAGAGATTCCTCTCTAGATGGTTGGGTATCAATCACCGCGCATGAAGCTAGTGAGTTACCAGCCCCACACCATTACTATCTATTAAACCTGAACTTCAATAGTCCTAATGAAACTGACTCCATTCCAGAACTAGCTAACACGGTTTTTGAGAAAGATAATACAAAATATATTCTGCAAGAAGATCTCAGTGTTtccaaagaaatttcttctaCTGATGGAACGAAATGGAGGTTAAGAAGTGACAGAAAAAGTCTTTTCGACGTAAAGACGTTAGCATATTCTCTCTACGATGTATTTTCAGAAAATGTAACCCAAGCAGACCCGTTTGACGTCCTTATTATGGTTACTGCCTACCTAATGATGTTCTACACCATATTCGGCCTCTTCAATGACATGAGGAAGACCGGGTCAAATTTTTGGTTGAGCGCCTCTACAGTGGTCAATTCTGCATCATCACTTTTCTTAGCATTGTATGTCACCCAATGTATTCTAGGCAAAGAAGTTTCCGCATTAACTCTTTTTGAAGGTTTGCCTTTCATTGTAGTTGTTGTTGGTTTCAAGCACAAAATCAAGATTGCCCAGTATGCCCTGgagaaatttgaaagagTCGGTTTATCTAAAAGGATTACTACCGATGAAATCGTTTTTGAATCCGTGAGCGAAGAGGGTGGTCGTTTGATTCAAGACCATTTGCTTTGTATTTTTGCCTTTATCGGATGCTCTATGTATGCTCACCAATTGAAGACTTTGACAAACTTCTGCATATTATCAGCATTTATCctaatttttgaattgatTTTAACTCCTACATTTTATTCTGCTATCTTAGCGCTTAGACTGGAAATGAATGTTATCCACAGATCTACTATTATCAAGCAAACATTAGAAGAAGACGGTGTTGTTCCATCTACAGCAAGAATCATTTCTAAagcagaaaagaaatcCGTATCTTCTTTCTTAAATCTCAGTGTGGTTGTCATTATCATGAAACTCTCTGTCATACTGTTGTTTGTCTTCATCAACTTTTATAACTTTGGTGCAAATTGGGTCAATGATGCCTTCAATTCATTGTACTTCGATAAGGAACGTGTTTCTCTACCAGATTTTATTACCTCGAATGCCTCTGAAAACTTTAAAGAGCAAGCTATTGTTAGTGTCACCCCATTATTATATTACAAACCCATTAAGTCCTACCAACGCATTGAGGATATGGTTCTTCTATTGCTTCGTAATGTCAGTGTTGCCATTCGTGATAGGTTCGTCAGTAAATTAGTTCTTTCCGCCTTAGTATGCAGTGCTGTCATCAATGTGTATTTATTGAATGCTGCTAGAATTCATACCAGTTATACTGCAGACCAATTGGTGAAAACTGAAGTCACCAAGAAGTCTTTTACTGCTCCTGTACAAAAGGCTTCTACACCAGTTTTAACCAATAAAACAGTCATTTCTGGATCGAAAGTCAAAAGTTTATCATCTGCGCAATCGAGCTCATCAGGACCTTCATCATCTAGTGAGGAAGATGATTCCCGCGATATTGAAAGCTTGGATAAGAAAATACGTCCTTTAGAAGAATTAGAAGCATTATTAAGTAGTGGAAATACAAAACAattgaagaacaaagagGTCGCTGCCTTGGTTATTCACGGTAAGTTACCTTTGTACGCtttggagaaaaaattaggtGATACTACGAGAGCGGTTGCGGTACGTAGGAAGGctctttcaattttggCAGAAGCTCCTGTATTAGCATCTGATCGTTTACCatataaaaattatgaCTACGACCGCGTATTTGGCGCTTGTTGTGAAAATGTTATAGGTTACATGCCTTTGCCCGTTGGTGTTATAGGCCCCTTGGTTATCGATGGTACATCTTATCATATACCAATGGCAACTACAGAGGGTTGTTTGGTAGCTTCTGCCATGCGTGGCTGTAAGGCAATCAATGCTGGCGGTGGTGCAACAACTGTTTTAACTAAGGATGGTATGACAAGAGGCCCAGTAGTCCGTTTCCcaactttgaaaagatCTGGTGCCTGTAAGATATGGTTAGACTCAGAAGAGGGACAAAACGCAATTAAAAAAGCTTTTAACTCTACATCAAGATTTGCACGTCTGCAACATATTCAAACTTGTCTAGCAGGAGATTTACTCTTCATGAGATTTAGAACAACTACTGGTGACGCAATGGGTATGAATATGATTTCTAAAGGTGTCGAATACTCATTAAAGCAAATGGTAGAAGAGTATGGCTGGGAAGATATGGAGGTTGTCTCCGTTTCTGGTAACTACTGTACCGACAAAAAACCAGCTGCCATCAACTGGATCGAAGGTCGTGGTAAGAGTGTCGTCGCAGAAGCTACTATTCCTGGTGATGTTGTCAGAAAAGTGTTAAAAAGTGATGTTTCCGCATTGGTTGAGTTGAACATTGCTAAGAATTTGGTTGGATCTGCAATGGCTGGGTCTGTTGGTGGATTTAACGCACATGCAGCTAATTTAGTGACAGCTGTTTTCTTGGCATTAGGACAAGATCCTGCACAAAATGTTGAAAGTTCCAACTGTATAACATTGATGAAAGAAGTGGACGGTGATTTGAGAATTTCCGTATCCATGCCATCCATCGAAGTAGGTACCATCGGTGGTGGTACTGTTCTAGAACCACAAGGTGCCATGTTGGACTTATTAGGTGTAAGAGGCCCGCATGCTACCGCTCCTGGTACCAACGCACGTCAATTAGCAAGAATAGTTGCCTGTGCCGTCTTGGCAGGTGAATTATCCTTATGTGCTGCCCTAGCAGCCGGCCATTTGGTTCAAAGTCATATGACCCACAACAGGAAACCTGCTGAACCAACAAAACCTAACAATTTGGACGCCACTGATATAAATCGTTTGAAAGATGGGTCCGTCACCTGCATTAAATCCTAA
- the FPR3 gene encoding peptidylprolyl isomerase FPR3 (Nucleolar peptidyl-prolyl cis-trans isomerase (PPIase); FK506 binding protein; affects expression of multiple genes via its role in nucleosome assembly; phosphorylated by casein kinase II (Cka1p-Cka2p-Ckb1p-Ckb2p) and dephosphorylated by Ptp1p; PPIase domain acts as a transcriptional repressor when tethered to DNA by lexA, and repressor activity is dependent on PPIase activity; FPR3 has a paralog, FPR4, that arose from the whole genome duplication) encodes MSDLLPLATYSLNVEPYTPVPAIDVTMPITVRITMAALNPEAIDEENKPSTLRIIKRNPDFEDDDFLGGDFDEDEIDEESSEEEEEEKTQKKKKSKGKKAESESEDDEEDDDEDDEFQESVLLTLSPEAQYQQSLDLTITPEEEVQFIVTGSYAISLSGNYVKHPFDTPMGVEGEDEDEDADIYDSEDYDLTPDEDEIIGDDMDDLDDEEEEEVRIEEVQEEDEEDNDGEEEQEEEEEEEQKEEVKPEPKKSKKEKKRKHEEKEEEKKAKKVKKVEFKKDLEEGPTKPKSKKEQDKHKPKSKVLEGGIVIEDRTIGDGPQAKRGARVGMRYIGKLKNGKVFDKNTSGKPFAFKLGRGEVIKGWDIGVAGMSVGGERRIIIPAPYAYGKQALPGIPANSELTFDVKLVSMKN; translated from the coding sequence ATGTCTGATTTGTTACCACTAGCTACCTACAGTTTGAATGTTGAACCTTATACCCCGGTTCCAGCAATCGACGTCACGATGCCCATCACCGTTCGTATTACTATGGCTGCTTTGAACCCGGAAGCCATCGATGAAGAGAACAAACCATCGACTTTAAGaattatcaaaagaaaCCCGGActttgaagatgatgattttttaggtggtgattttgatgaagacgaaaTAGACGAAGAATCCtctgaggaagaagaagaggaaaaaacccaaaagaaaaagaagagtaAAGGCAAGAAGGCTGAAAGTGAAAGtgaggatgatgaagaagacgatgaCGAGGACGATGAGTTCCAAGAATCCGTCCTTTTGACTTTATCTCCGGAAGCCCAATACCAACAATCTTTGGACTTGACCATTACtccagaagaagaagtcCAATTCATTGTCACTGGTTCTTACGCTATCTCCTTGAGCGGTAACTATGTTAAGCATCCATTTGATACTCCAATGGGAGTCGAAGGtgaagacgaagatgaagacgCTGACATCTATGACAGTGAAGACTACGACTTGACCCCAGATGaggatgaaattattgGCGACGACATGGACGACTTGGATgacgaagaggaagaagaagttcgtATTGAAGAAGtccaagaagaagatgaagaagataatgatggagaagaagaacaagaagaagaagaagaagaagaacaaaaagaagaagttaaGCCAGAACCtaagaaaagcaaaaaggaaaaaaagagaaagcacgaagagaaagaagaagaaaagaaagctaaaaaagtaaagaaggTCGAATTCAAGAAGGACTTAGAGGAGGGTCCAACAAAACCCAAAAGCAAAAAGGAACAAGATAAGCATAAACCAAAGAGTAAGGTTTTGGAAGGCGGCATAGTAATCGAAGACCGTACTATCGGTGATGGCCCACAGGCTAAGAGAGGTGCCAGAGTAGGCATGAGGTACATTGGTAAGTTAAAGAACGGTAAAGTTTTCGACAAGAACACCAGCGGTAAACCATTTGCATTCAAACTTGGCCGTGGTGAAGTTATCAAAGGCTGGGACATTGGTGTTGCCGGTATGTCTGTTGGTGGCGAACGTAGAATCATCATTCCAGCACCATATGCCTACGGGAAGCAAGCTCTGCCAGGTATTCCTGCCAATTCCGAACTGACATTCGACGTTAAATTGGTTTCTATGAAAAACTAG
- the RPL6A gene encoding 60S ribosomal protein eL6 RPL6A (Ribosomal 60S subunit protein L6A; N-terminally acetylated; binds 5.8S rRNA; homologous to mammalian ribosomal protein L6, no bacterial homolog; RPL6A has a paralog, RPL6B, that arose from the whole genome duplication) — protein sequence MSAQKAPKWYPSEDVAALKKTRKAARPQKLRASLVPGTVLILLAGRFRGKRVVYLKHLEDNTLLISGPFKVNGVPLRRVNARYVIATSTKVSVEGVNVEKFNVEYFAKEKLTKKEKKEANLFPEQQNKEIKAERVEDQKVVDKALIAEIKKTPLLKQYLSASFSLKNGDKPHMLKF from the exons ATGAGTGCCCAAAAA GCTCCAAAGTGGTATCCATCCGAAGACGTCGCTGCTCTAAAGAAGACCAGAAAGGCTGCTCGCCCACAAAAGTTGCGTGCCTCTCTAGTTCCAGGTACCGTCTTGATCTTACTAGCTGGTCGTTTCAGAGGTAAGAGAGTTGTTTACTTGAAGCATCTAGAAGACAACACTTTGTTGATTTCTGGTCCATTCAAGGTCAATGGTGTTCCTTTGAGAAGAGTCAATGCTCGTTACGTCATTGCTACCTCTACTAAGGTTTCTGTCGAAGGTGTCaacgttgaaaaattcaatgtCGAATACTTTGCTAAGGAAAAATTGActaagaaggaaaagaaggaagcTAACTTGTTCCCAGAACAACAAAACAAGGAAATCAAGGCTGAACGTGTTGAAGACCAAAAGGTTGTCGACAAGGCTTTGATTGCTGAAATCAAGAAGACTCCATTATTGAAGCAATACTTGTCtgcttctttctctttgaaGAACGGTGACAAGCCACACAtgttgaaattttaa